In one window of Methanolobus mangrovi DNA:
- a CDS encoding superoxide dismutase: MTKELYKLPELKYGYADLEPYISEEQLRIHYEKHHQSYVNNVNSLLQMMDKAVEDGTEYDSKTAAKSLSFNLGGHVLHSYFWWEMTPAEKASEEPVGELYDAIKENFGTFERFKSEFTKVASSVEGSGWAAVTFCNDTKRLGIVQIEKHNTNVTPDFPIIMDIDVWEHAYYLDYKNERGKFIDAFWNIVDWEEINKWFVKVYNFSME; this comes from the coding sequence ATGACTAAAGAATTGTATAAATTACCTGAACTGAAATATGGTTATGCAGACCTGGAACCATATATTTCAGAAGAACAACTACGCATACATTATGAAAAGCATCATCAATCCTATGTCAATAACGTAAACTCGTTATTGCAAATGATGGATAAGGCAGTAGAAGACGGAACAGAATATGATTCTAAAACAGCTGCAAAATCGTTATCATTCAATCTTGGTGGACATGTACTTCACAGTTATTTCTGGTGGGAGATGACTCCTGCAGAAAAAGCAAGTGAGGAACCTGTAGGCGAACTATATGATGCTATAAAGGAAAACTTCGGAACCTTTGAAAGGTTCAAGAGTGAATTTACCAAAGTTGCATCAAGTGTTGAGGGTTCAGGCTGGGCAGCAGTGACCTTCTGCAATGACACTAAAAGACTCGGTATCGTACAGATAGAAAAGCACAATACGAATGTGACACCGGATTTCCCAATAATTATGGATATAGATGTATGGGAACATGCCTACTATCTGGACTACAAGAATGAGAGGGGAAAATTCATAGATGCCTTCTGGAACATAGTCGACTGGGAAGAAATAAACAAGTGGTTCGTGAAAGTCTACAACTTTAGTATGGAATGA
- a CDS encoding TraB/GumN family protein: protein MKHDNLSDSQENISVYDYNTTGGNLYSEENPGNSSFSNSGPTEIEVIKEFIEPEKPSLGSGSEDTEKPSEIILVGTAHVSEKSVREVNAAIEREKPDIVAVELCRPRYEAIKGNVKNADIPVKELLKEGKVYFYLVHMLLAHIQKKFADDMGVQPGAEMISAIEAAEASGAQVLLIDRDVQITLQRFWSKMGFIEKMKMLAGLIAAVLGIGGTKDIDMDTITNQDMVSMLVEEFRDSSPNAVKVLIDERDAYMANNLVRAAAGGNKKIVAVVGAGHRAGIQHYLENPKTIPQVSYSAEAPKKRFSIMKLFGVVVVAIALGTFGLLILSGVPLKTLGIAFAWWFIINGVLSAAGAIIARGHPYSVLTAFSVAWLTSLNPMMAAGWFAGLTEAKYRSPTTDDFKELVEIETTEDMMKNNLFRVVMVAALANLGSMIGTFIGVYVMLQVTGIDPQELIRNGVSAGLAAIGMG, encoded by the coding sequence TTGAAACATGATAATTTGAGTGATTCACAGGAGAACATTTCCGTTTACGATTACAACACCACAGGTGGTAATCTTTATTCGGAAGAAAATCCTGGGAATTCATCATTTTCAAACTCGGGACCAACTGAGATTGAAGTGATAAAAGAGTTTATAGAACCTGAGAAACCATCTTTAGGTTCCGGTTCTGAAGATACTGAAAAACCTAGCGAGATAATACTTGTAGGGACAGCTCACGTATCCGAAAAGAGTGTCAGAGAAGTAAATGCAGCTATTGAAAGGGAAAAACCGGACATAGTTGCTGTTGAACTTTGCAGGCCCAGATACGAGGCCATAAAAGGTAATGTCAAGAACGCTGACATACCTGTAAAGGAGCTTCTTAAGGAAGGAAAGGTCTATTTCTATCTTGTTCACATGCTGCTGGCACATATCCAGAAAAAATTTGCTGATGACATGGGTGTGCAGCCAGGTGCAGAGATGATCAGTGCCATTGAGGCTGCAGAAGCAAGTGGTGCACAGGTCCTTCTTATTGACAGGGATGTTCAGATCACTTTGCAGCGTTTCTGGAGCAAGATGGGTTTCATTGAAAAAATGAAAATGCTTGCAGGTCTTATAGCTGCAGTTCTTGGTATTGGTGGTACCAAAGATATCGATATGGATACAATCACCAACCAGGACATGGTTTCCATGCTTGTGGAAGAGTTCAGGGATTCATCACCGAATGCTGTTAAGGTCCTTATCGATGAAAGGGACGCATACATGGCAAACAATCTTGTAAGGGCTGCTGCCGGTGGTAATAAAAAGATAGTCGCTGTTGTAGGAGCGGGCCACAGAGCAGGCATCCAGCATTATCTTGAAAATCCAAAAACTATCCCACAGGTGAGTTATTCAGCAGAAGCCCCAAAAAAGCGATTCAGTATAATGAAATTATTCGGAGTCGTTGTTGTAGCTATTGCTCTTGGAACCTTTGGATTGCTGATTCTGTCAGGAGTCCCTCTTAAGACTCTGGGTATCGCTTTTGCCTGGTGGTTCATCATAAACGGAGTGCTCAGCGCTGCCGGAGCTATTATTGCAAGAGGCCATCCGTATTCCGTGCTCACTGCATTCTCAGTTGCATGGTTAACTTCCCTGAACCCGATGATGGCAGCAGGATGGTTTGCAGGTCTTACAGAAGCTAAATACCGCAGTCCAACTACCGATGATTTCAAGGAACTGGTAGAGATAGAGACAACTGAAGACATGATGAAGAACAATCTCTTCCGTGTCGTAATGGTTGCAGCTCTTGCAAATCTTGGAAGTATGATAGGCACTTTCATTGGAGTCTATGTCATGCTTCAGGTCACAGGAATTGATCCTCAGGAACTGATAAGGAATGGGGTCAGTGCCGGACTTGCAGCTATTGGAATGGGATAA
- a CDS encoding CBS domain-containing protein gives MNTSLKIGSIMGIPIKLHITFLLILPVFALVFATNPQPYGFADVGSATESYALSLLTTILLFACILLHELGHSYIAKSYGVEIKDITLLLFGGVSSMEEIPRDPSQEFKMAFAGPLVSLIIGFSLLALHLVAISFIPSYSNTSIYLMVGILASINIVLAVFNLIPAFPMDGGRLLRAWYAKRMSYVKATHYAAYFGKMFAFIMGIIGLLWNPWLIMIAFFVYIGASEEDKSTTVTVSLEKYKVSEVMSKEVISVTPEMTVEDLSHFMFENKHLGYPVIKGNSLKGIVTFTDIRNVLPHERYATLVSDVMTKDVISLPSNSNAAEAFKIMTVNNIGRVLVTDNDTVKGILSRTDLMRLLMLANE, from the coding sequence ATGAATACTTCATTGAAGATTGGAAGCATCATGGGAATACCTATTAAGCTCCATATTACTTTTTTACTGATACTTCCCGTTTTTGCTCTTGTGTTTGCTACAAATCCGCAACCATATGGTTTTGCGGATGTCGGGTCGGCTACTGAAAGTTATGCCCTGTCGCTTTTAACAACGATACTGTTATTTGCCTGTATCCTGCTCCATGAATTGGGTCATTCTTACATAGCTAAGAGTTATGGCGTTGAGATCAAGGACATAACCCTGTTGCTATTCGGCGGAGTGTCTTCCATGGAAGAGATTCCAAGGGATCCATCCCAGGAATTCAAGATGGCGTTTGCCGGACCTCTGGTTAGCCTTATCATAGGTTTTAGTCTTCTTGCATTGCACCTGGTGGCAATTTCATTCATTCCATCATACAGTAATACTTCAATTTACCTGATGGTGGGAATTCTGGCTTCTATTAATATAGTACTGGCAGTTTTCAATTTGATCCCGGCCTTTCCAATGGATGGAGGAAGACTTCTTCGTGCCTGGTACGCAAAAAGAATGAGCTATGTAAAAGCCACTCATTATGCCGCTTACTTTGGTAAGATGTTCGCTTTTATTATGGGTATCATCGGATTACTATGGAATCCATGGCTTATTATGATTGCATTTTTTGTTTATATCGGTGCATCCGAAGAGGATAAATCAACAACTGTTACCGTAAGCCTTGAAAAATATAAAGTTTCAGAAGTAATGTCAAAAGAAGTGATTTCCGTTACTCCTGAAATGACAGTTGAGGATCTCTCACATTTCATGTTCGAGAATAAACATCTGGGATATCCTGTTATCAAGGGCAATTCTTTAAAAGGGATTGTGACCTTTACAGACATACGTAATGTTCTTCCGCATGAGCGCTATGCAACCCTTGTATCCGATGTCATGACAAAGGATGTTATCTCATTACCTTCAAATTCAAATGCTGCGGAAGCATTCAAAATAATGACTGTCAATAATATAGGGCGTGTTCTGGTAACAGATAATGACACTGTAAAAGGTATCCTTTCCAGGACAGATCTCATGCGATTATTGATGTTAGCGAATGAGTAG